A single genomic interval of Methylocystis sp. IM3 harbors:
- a CDS encoding ArsR/SmtB family transcription factor has protein sequence MESEAALACLAALSQQTRLDAFRQLVRAESTGLPAGELARRLNVPQNTLSAHLNVLSHAKLVSSARKGRSIVYRADLTRLDALLRFLVEDCCGGAGCAQMDVLDISPCEQNR, from the coding sequence ATGGAATCAGAAGCCGCTCTCGCCTGTCTCGCCGCGCTCTCGCAGCAGACGCGTCTCGACGCATTCCGGCAGCTCGTCCGCGCCGAGTCGACGGGGCTCCCGGCGGGAGAGCTCGCGCGCCGCCTGAATGTGCCGCAGAACACGCTTTCGGCGCATCTCAACGTGCTGTCCCACGCCAAGCTCGTATCGAGCGCGCGCAAGGGCCGCAGCATTGTCTATCGGGCGGACCTGACCCGGCTCGACGCGCTTTTGCGCTTCCTCGTCGAAGACTGCTGCGGCGGCGCCGGATGCGCCCAGATGGACGTTCTCGACATCTCCCCCTGCGAGCAAAACCGATGA
- a CDS encoding arsenate reductase ArsC — translation MKERIYNVLFLCTGNSARSILGEGILRRDGAGRFNAFSAGSQPKGAVNPYALTTLQAFGYPDQGLSSKSWDVFSGADAPRMDFVFTVCDNAAGEACPVWPGQPMTAHWGIEDPAAGDGSDIEKQRAFATAFRHMKKRIDLFLAIPIGRLEKLTLGARLREIGEIEGTTLTQAGRE, via the coding sequence ATGAAAGAGAGAATTTACAACGTCCTTTTCCTGTGCACGGGCAATAGCGCGCGCTCCATTCTCGGCGAGGGGATATTGCGGCGGGACGGCGCGGGCCGCTTCAACGCCTTCTCCGCAGGGAGCCAGCCCAAGGGCGCGGTCAACCCTTACGCGCTGACGACATTGCAAGCGTTCGGCTATCCGGACCAGGGACTTTCGTCGAAGAGTTGGGATGTCTTCTCGGGAGCCGACGCCCCCCGGATGGATTTCGTTTTCACTGTCTGCGACAATGCCGCGGGCGAAGCCTGCCCCGTCTGGCCGGGCCAGCCGATGACGGCGCATTGGGGCATCGAAGATCCGGCCGCCGGAGATGGCTCGGATATCGAGAAGCAGCGAGCTTTCGCGACGGCCTTCCGCCACATGAAAAAACGCATCGACCTGTTCCTCGCCATACCGATTGGCCGGCTGGAAAAACTCACGCTGGGCGCAAGGCTGCGCGAGATCGGCGAGATCGAAGGGACGACCCTCACGCAGGCTGGAAGGGAGTAA
- the arsB gene encoding ACR3 family arsenite efflux transporter: protein MTIFERYLSLWVALCIVAGVALGHAFPQAFHAVASLEIAKVNMPVAALIWLMIVPMLMRIDFAALKQVGRHWRGIGVTLFVNWAVKPFSMALLGWIFVGHLFRPYLPADQIDSYIAGLILLAAAPCTAMVFVWSGLTKGEPHFTLSQVALNDAIMIVAFAPIVGLLLGLSAISVPWDTLALSVVLYIVVPVIVAQLARRRLLASGGDARLAWALARIGPLSLLALLATLVLLFGLQGEQIISQPTIIAMLAVPILIQVYFNAALAYGLNRLSGEAHCVAGPSALIGASNFFELAVAAAISLFGFDSGAALATVVGVLIEVPVMLSVCWIVNRSKGWYEAGALRETQTAPPTNPQLSDQ from the coding sequence ATGACCATTTTCGAACGCTACCTGTCCCTGTGGGTCGCGCTCTGCATCGTGGCAGGCGTCGCTCTCGGCCATGCTTTTCCGCAAGCCTTTCATGCCGTCGCTTCGCTGGAAATCGCCAAGGTGAACATGCCCGTCGCCGCGCTGATCTGGCTCATGATCGTGCCCATGCTCATGCGGATTGATTTCGCCGCGCTGAAACAGGTGGGCCGCCACTGGCGCGGCATCGGCGTGACGCTTTTCGTCAACTGGGCCGTGAAACCCTTTTCCATGGCCCTGCTCGGCTGGATATTCGTGGGCCATCTCTTCCGGCCCTACCTCCCCGCCGACCAGATCGACTCCTACATCGCGGGTCTGATCCTTTTGGCGGCGGCTCCCTGCACGGCCATGGTCTTCGTCTGGTCCGGCCTGACGAAAGGCGAGCCGCATTTCACCTTGAGCCAGGTGGCGCTGAATGACGCCATCATGATTGTAGCCTTCGCGCCGATCGTGGGCCTGCTCCTGGGCCTTTCCGCTATCTCCGTCCCCTGGGATACGCTGGCCCTGTCGGTCGTTCTCTATATCGTCGTGCCGGTCATCGTCGCGCAGCTCGCGCGTAGGCGTCTGCTTGCGTCGGGCGGCGACGCGCGCCTCGCATGGGCGCTCGCCAGGATCGGCCCGCTTTCGCTTCTCGCGCTGCTGGCGACGCTCGTTCTGCTGTTCGGCCTTCAGGGCGAGCAGATCATCTCGCAGCCGACGATCATCGCCATGCTCGCGGTTCCGATCCTTATCCAGGTTTATTTCAACGCCGCGCTCGCCTACGGACTCAACCGTCTATCCGGCGAAGCGCATTGCGTCGCGGGCCCCTCCGCCCTGATCGGCGCGAGCAACTTCTTCGAACTCGCAGTCGCGGCCGCAATCAGCCTTTTCGGATTTGATTCCGGGGCGGCTCTCGCGACCGTCGTTGGCGTGCTGATCGAAGTGCCGGTGATGCTCAGCGTGTGCTGGATCGTCAACCGAAGCAAAGGCTGGTACGAGGCCGGCGCGTTACGAGAAACCCAAACCGCGCCGCCGACCAACCCTCAGCTTTCCGATCAGTAG
- the ppk2 gene encoding polyphosphate kinase 2 — protein MDEIRKNEIAEAADALQDYAAGVTRAADAQEAAPAVSAEPASRHEDIRRLRADSEAIRHAFETGEFPYKTRLSEKVYLEHMASLQVELLKAQNWVKETGQRIVVLFEGRDAAGKGGTIKRFMEHMNPRGARVVALEKPTERERGQWYFQRYIHHLPAGGEVVFFDRSWYNRAGVERVMNFCTPNEYLDFMRQCPDLERMFVHSGIRLYKYWFSVTREEQMRRFKARETDPLKQWKLSPIDRASMDKWDDYTEAKEAMFFFTDTADAPWVVIKSDDKKRARLNCMQHFLSSLNYPNKDHGVVRGPDPLIVGASAHVIGRSEHIVGRSLTMDLEKKRKRG, from the coding sequence ATGGACGAGATAAGGAAAAACGAGATTGCCGAAGCCGCCGATGCGCTCCAGGACTATGCGGCCGGCGTGACCCGTGCGGCCGATGCGCAGGAAGCGGCGCCCGCCGTTAGCGCGGAGCCGGCGTCCCGGCACGAAGACATTCGCCGGCTGAGAGCCGATTCGGAGGCGATCCGCCACGCCTTCGAGACTGGCGAGTTCCCCTACAAGACCCGGCTCTCGGAGAAGGTCTATCTCGAGCATATGGCGTCGTTGCAGGTCGAACTGCTCAAGGCCCAGAACTGGGTCAAGGAGACCGGCCAGCGGATCGTGGTGCTGTTCGAGGGGCGCGACGCCGCCGGCAAGGGCGGCACGATCAAGCGATTCATGGAGCACATGAACCCGCGCGGCGCCCGCGTCGTGGCGCTGGAAAAGCCGACCGAGCGCGAACGCGGCCAATGGTATTTCCAGCGATATATCCATCATTTGCCGGCGGGCGGCGAAGTCGTCTTCTTCGACCGTAGCTGGTACAATCGCGCCGGCGTCGAGCGCGTGATGAACTTCTGCACGCCGAACGAATATCTCGACTTCATGCGCCAGTGCCCGGATCTCGAGCGCATGTTCGTCCATTCGGGGATCAGGCTCTACAAATACTGGTTCTCGGTGACGCGCGAAGAGCAGATGCGCCGGTTCAAGGCGCGCGAGACCGATCCGCTGAAACAGTGGAAGCTCTCGCCGATCGACCGCGCCTCAATGGACAAATGGGACGACTACACCGAGGCGAAGGAGGCGATGTTCTTCTTCACCGACACGGCGGACGCGCCCTGGGTCGTGATCAAGTCTGACGACAAGAAACGCGCGCGCCTGAACTGCATGCAGCATTTCCTCTCCAGCCTCAACTATCCCAACAAGGATCACGGCGTCGTGCGCGGACCCGATCCGTTGATCGTCGGCGCCAGCGCGCATGTCATCGGCCGCAGCGAGCATATCGTCGGCAGATCGCTGACCATGGATCTGGAGAAGAAGCGCAAGCGGGGATAG
- a CDS encoding SurA N-terminal domain-containing protein encodes MLEGLRVASQNWIGRTIMAVVMGVIVISFAIWGVGDVFRGFTAQRLARVGAGEVTVDQFRNAFQNDLRRIQQRMRRAVTAEEAHRAGMDLQVLERLITDVALDQKARNLGLASSDETTQRIIASEKAFQTNGVFDPEKLKAIARDAGFTERGLLADQKAAYLRKALTDIVIAGVEPPKLMIEAIHRFRNESRSVDYFVLPVSAAGDAAKPTEEELKKYFEDREQTFRAKEYRKLTVLEVSPSTVAKVADVSDDDARKLYDEVKAKRYGTPEKREVRQIVFKTEKEAQDAIAKLKGGADVDALAAELKRNPKDVDLGLVEKRDFGDAKVGDAVFALPQPGVAEPVTTPFGTVVSVVKKISPAVTTKSFDQAKTELKAEVAAQRAGPEVRRLHEAVEDQRAAGKPLAEAAAAAGLQTRAIDAVDDAGRGKDGKAIEVPAGADLLKAAFASDVGVDNETVATRDGGYVWFEVNGIDPARQKTFEEVKDQVAEAMRAENAQKALSAKAEEIVGKIKGGQPIEDAAKALNLGVKRATDVKRAQRPDFTINTIVQFFDVAPGGAGSATVDEGRLIFVVKDAQTPPFDANSIESKTIAEQLKPAVQNDLLEQYVGGLEKSLNVEINQKALEAAVGVGKEEQ; translated from the coding sequence ATGCTCGAGGGCCTGCGCGTCGCATCGCAGAACTGGATCGGCCGCACCATCATGGCGGTCGTCATGGGCGTCATCGTCATCAGTTTCGCGATCTGGGGCGTCGGAGACGTGTTTCGCGGCTTTACCGCGCAGCGCCTCGCCCGCGTCGGCGCCGGCGAGGTGACCGTCGACCAGTTCCGCAACGCCTTCCAGAACGATCTCCGCCGAATCCAGCAGCGGATGCGCCGCGCCGTCACCGCCGAGGAGGCGCATCGCGCCGGCATGGACCTCCAGGTGCTGGAGCGGCTTATCACGGACGTGGCTCTCGACCAGAAGGCGCGCAATCTCGGCCTCGCCTCCAGCGACGAGACGACCCAGCGCATCATCGCCAGCGAGAAGGCGTTCCAGACCAACGGCGTCTTCGATCCCGAGAAGCTCAAGGCCATCGCCCGCGACGCCGGCTTCACCGAGCGCGGACTCCTCGCCGACCAGAAGGCCGCCTATCTGCGCAAGGCTCTGACGGACATCGTCATTGCGGGCGTCGAGCCGCCGAAGCTGATGATCGAGGCCATACACCGCTTCCGCAACGAGTCGCGTTCGGTCGATTATTTCGTGCTCCCGGTCTCCGCCGCCGGCGATGCCGCGAAGCCGACCGAGGAAGAGCTCAAGAAATATTTTGAGGATCGCGAACAGACGTTCCGCGCGAAGGAATATCGCAAGCTGACCGTGCTCGAAGTCAGCCCCTCGACCGTCGCAAAGGTCGCCGACGTCTCGGACGACGACGCGCGCAAGCTCTATGACGAGGTCAAGGCGAAACGCTACGGGACGCCCGAGAAGCGCGAGGTTCGCCAGATCGTCTTCAAGACCGAGAAGGAGGCGCAGGACGCCATCGCGAAGCTCAAGGGCGGCGCCGACGTCGACGCCCTGGCCGCCGAGCTCAAGCGCAATCCGAAAGACGTGGACCTCGGCCTCGTCGAAAAGCGTGATTTCGGCGACGCCAAGGTGGGCGACGCGGTCTTCGCTTTGCCCCAGCCGGGCGTCGCCGAGCCCGTGACGACGCCCTTCGGCACGGTCGTCTCGGTGGTCAAGAAGATTTCCCCCGCGGTGACGACCAAGAGCTTCGACCAGGCCAAGACGGAGCTCAAGGCCGAGGTCGCGGCCCAGCGCGCGGGACCGGAAGTTCGCCGCCTGCATGAAGCGGTCGAGGATCAGCGCGCGGCCGGCAAGCCGCTCGCCGAAGCGGCCGCCGCCGCGGGCCTCCAGACCCGCGCCATAGACGCGGTGGACGACGCCGGACGCGGCAAGGACGGCAAGGCCATCGAGGTTCCCGCCGGCGCGGATCTGCTCAAGGCCGCCTTCGCTTCCGATGTCGGCGTCGACAACGAGACCGTCGCCACGCGCGACGGCGGTTATGTCTGGTTCGAGGTGAACGGAATAGACCCCGCCCGGCAGAAGACCTTCGAGGAAGTGAAGGACCAGGTCGCCGAGGCCATGCGCGCCGAAAACGCCCAGAAGGCGCTCTCGGCCAAGGCCGAGGAGATCGTGGGCAAGATCAAGGGCGGGCAGCCGATCGAGGACGCCGCCAAGGCCCTCAATCTCGGGGTGAAGCGCGCGACCGACGTGAAACGCGCTCAGCGCCCGGATTTCACCATCAACACGATCGTGCAGTTCTTCGACGTTGCGCCCGGCGGCGCCGGCTCCGCCACCGTGGACGAGGGCCGTCTGATCTTCGTCGTGAAGGACGCCCAGACCCCGCCCTTCGACGCCAACTCCATCGAGTCGAAGACCATCGCCGAGCAGCTCAAGCCGGCCGTCCAGAACGATCTGCTCGAGCAATATGTCGGCGGCCTCGAAAAGTCGCTCAATGTCGAGATCAACCAGAAGGCGCTCGAAGCGGCCGTCGGGGTGGGCAAGGAAGAACAGTGA
- the trpE gene encoding anthranilate synthase component I, which yields MTGAIFEPEFGVFAADYDAGRPRLVVTRLVGDLETPVSAYLKLSRERAGSSFLLESVEGGAARGRYSMIGLDPDVIFRVIRDRAEINRDALADRDAFVPCGAAPLLALRQLIADSAIPASTLQLPPMAAGVFGYLGYDMVRQMERLAPAKEDRIGVPDALMLRPTVMVVFDTVRDEISIVTPVRPHAGVTAKAAYEAALARLDRVVATLEAPLEHRDAGCDPALLAEEPVSNTPKPRFLEMVERAKEYIRAGDIFQVVLSQRFTAPFALPAFALYRALRRVNPAPFLCFLDFGQFQIVCSSPEILVRVAEGKVTIRPIAGTRWRSENKAEDERLAAELLADEKERAEHLMLLDLGRNDVGRVARTGTVRVTDSFTIERYSHVMHIVSNVEGELDGERFDCIDALAAGFPAGTVSGAPKVRAMEIIDELETDKRGIYGGCIGYFGSAGQMDTCIVLRTAIVKDGKMHVQAGAGVVYDSEPEYENRECVNKAKALFRAAEEAVRFAARARRGQ from the coding sequence GTGACCGGCGCCATATTCGAGCCCGAGTTCGGGGTCTTCGCCGCCGATTACGACGCGGGGCGTCCGAGGCTGGTCGTCACGCGCCTCGTCGGCGATCTGGAGACTCCGGTCTCCGCCTATCTGAAGCTCTCGCGCGAGCGCGCCGGCTCGAGCTTCCTCCTGGAATCGGTAGAGGGCGGCGCGGCGCGCGGCCGCTATTCGATGATCGGCCTCGATCCGGACGTGATCTTTCGCGTCATCCGCGACCGGGCGGAGATCAACCGGGACGCACTCGCCGACCGCGACGCCTTCGTGCCCTGCGGCGCGGCGCCGCTGCTGGCGCTGCGCCAGCTCATCGCCGACTCCGCCATCCCCGCTTCGACGCTGCAATTGCCGCCCATGGCGGCGGGCGTCTTCGGCTATCTCGGCTATGACATGGTGCGCCAGATGGAGCGTCTGGCGCCCGCCAAGGAGGACAGGATCGGCGTGCCCGACGCGCTGATGCTGCGCCCGACCGTGATGGTCGTCTTCGACACGGTGCGGGACGAAATTTCCATCGTCACGCCCGTGCGTCCGCACGCGGGCGTGACGGCGAAAGCGGCCTATGAGGCGGCGCTCGCCCGTCTCGACAGGGTGGTCGCCACGCTGGAGGCGCCGCTCGAACATCGCGACGCGGGCTGCGATCCGGCGCTTCTCGCGGAGGAGCCCGTCTCCAACACGCCCAAGCCCCGCTTCCTCGAAATGGTGGAGCGGGCCAAGGAATACATCCGCGCCGGCGACATTTTTCAGGTCGTGTTGTCGCAACGGTTCACGGCGCCCTTCGCCCTGCCCGCCTTCGCGCTCTATCGCGCCCTGCGTCGCGTCAATCCGGCGCCCTTCCTCTGCTTCCTCGATTTCGGGCAGTTCCAGATCGTTTGTTCGAGCCCGGAAATTCTCGTGCGCGTCGCGGAAGGCAAGGTCACGATTCGCCCTATCGCCGGCACGCGCTGGCGCAGCGAGAACAAGGCCGAGGACGAGCGTCTCGCCGCCGAACTGCTCGCGGACGAGAAGGAGCGCGCCGAGCATTTGATGCTGCTGGACCTCGGCCGCAACGACGTCGGCCGCGTCGCGCGCACCGGCACCGTGCGCGTCACCGACAGCTTCACGATCGAACGCTACAGCCACGTGATGCACATCGTCTCCAACGTCGAGGGCGAGCTGGATGGCGAGCGCTTCGACTGCATCGACGCGCTGGCCGCGGGCTTTCCCGCCGGAACGGTCTCGGGCGCGCCCAAGGTGCGGGCGATGGAGATCATCGACGAGCTCGAAACCGACAAGCGCGGCATCTACGGCGGCTGCATCGGCTATTTCGGCTCGGCCGGGCAGATGGACACCTGCATCGTGCTGCGCACGGCGATCGTCAAGGACGGCAAAATGCATGTGCAGGCGGGCGCCGGCGTAGTCTATGACAGCGAGCCGGAATATGAAAACCGCGAATGCGTGAACAAGGCGAAGGCGCTGTTCCGCGCCGCCGAGGAAGCCGTTCGCTTCGCCGCCCGCGCGCGCCGGGGACAATGA
- a CDS encoding DUF6163 family protein yields MADHSIYDDGDDPYRPIRVGDPGPAGDAAKWGMLLSRFMRIVALFWLMQGLMHWRIVLMAKQSIFDTMPQNAAFAVIFFAVLDLVAAVGLWLATPWGGVLWLLIASAQIFLTLSMPGFFVGGYWLIGVNALLILMYFALTFEAGRDADAPRLRERRRRREARARPAPRK; encoded by the coding sequence ATGGCCGATCACAGCATTTACGATGACGGCGACGATCCTTACCGGCCGATTCGCGTCGGCGATCCCGGACCTGCGGGCGATGCGGCCAAATGGGGCATGCTGCTGTCGCGCTTCATGCGGATCGTCGCGCTGTTCTGGCTCATGCAGGGCCTGATGCACTGGCGCATCGTGCTCATGGCCAAGCAGTCAATCTTCGACACAATGCCTCAGAACGCGGCTTTTGCGGTCATCTTCTTCGCCGTGCTCGATCTCGTCGCCGCTGTTGGCCTCTGGCTCGCGACGCCCTGGGGCGGCGTGCTCTGGCTGCTCATCGCCAGCGCGCAGATTTTCCTCACGCTCAGCATGCCGGGCTTTTTCGTCGGAGGTTATTGGCTGATCGGCGTCAATGCGCTTTTGATCCTCATGTATTTCGCCCTGACGTTCGAGGCCGGCCGCGATGCGGACGCGCCGCGCCTGCGCGAGCGCCGCCGTCGCCGGGAAGCGCGCGCGCGCCCTGCCCCGCGCAAGTAA
- a CDS encoding bifunctional nicotinamide-nucleotide adenylyltransferase/Nudix hydroxylase, which translates to MATYDLAVLIARFEPVHLGHCAVLEQALSHAPRALALIGSSERARTPQHPWSFEERAEMIAAALGADAARVTILPLRDHLYNAHRWTAEAQTQVARAAGEGQSIALFCARDVAQVFPQWTRIAVDAPQAPAAKEFRDALFSDARDALRFFEEHAPAPVSDFIARFRQTEAFARLLEEYRVTEADRAAWSCAPFPPVFVTVDAVVAHSGHVLLVERKHHPGRGLWALPGGFVEQDETLRDAAIRELREETAIGLPDATLLAHLRGSVVFDDPQRSLRGRTITNAFFFDFSSGELPKIHGGDDAARARWVPLRDIGPMRAQMFEDHFFILECFLAAP; encoded by the coding sequence ATGGCGACATATGATCTCGCGGTTCTCATCGCCCGCTTCGAACCTGTTCATCTCGGGCACTGCGCCGTTCTCGAGCAGGCGCTCAGCCATGCGCCGCGCGCGCTCGCGCTCATCGGCTCCTCCGAAAGGGCGCGCACGCCGCAGCATCCCTGGAGCTTCGAGGAACGCGCTGAGATGATCGCGGCCGCGCTCGGAGCCGACGCCGCGCGCGTAACAATTCTGCCGCTCCGTGATCATCTCTACAATGCGCACCGCTGGACGGCGGAGGCGCAGACGCAGGTCGCGCGCGCCGCAGGCGAGGGGCAATCCATTGCATTGTTCTGTGCGCGCGACGTGGCGCAGGTTTTTCCGCAATGGACGCGTATCGCCGTCGATGCGCCGCAGGCGCCTGCGGCGAAAGAGTTTCGGGATGCGCTTTTCTCCGACGCTCGGGACGCGCTGCGGTTCTTCGAGGAACATGCGCCGGCGCCCGTTTCAGACTTCATCGCGAGGTTTCGACAAACCGAAGCCTTTGCGCGTCTCCTCGAAGAATATCGCGTCACCGAGGCGGATCGCGCCGCATGGTCGTGCGCGCCATTTCCGCCGGTCTTCGTCACGGTCGACGCCGTCGTCGCGCATTCGGGCCATGTGCTGCTCGTCGAACGCAAGCATCATCCAGGGCGGGGGCTGTGGGCGCTGCCGGGCGGTTTTGTGGAGCAGGACGAAACGCTGCGCGACGCGGCCATTCGTGAGCTTCGCGAGGAAACGGCGATCGGGCTCCCGGATGCGACGCTGCTTGCGCATCTGCGCGGTTCCGTCGTGTTCGACGATCCGCAAAGATCTCTGCGCGGGCGCACCATCACCAACGCCTTTTTCTTCGATTTTTCCTCAGGGGAATTGCCGAAGATCCACGGCGGCGACGACGCGGCCCGCGCGCGTTGGGTTCCGTTGCGCGACATCGGCCCCATGCGGGCGCAGATGTTTGAGGATCATTTCTTTATTCTGGAATGTTTCCTCGCGGCGCCGTGA
- the ldtR gene encoding transcriptional regulator LdtR, with product MKTQPARNEAAADHESEVRPVYLEALTLVERLHRRLLDVVKDEFDRRDRTDVNAVQALLLYNIGDRELTASELRTRGYYLGSNVSYNVKKLVDMGYLHHARSRLDRRSVRISLTPKGKEVHDIVSQLYDKHVATIEQIGGVSTEEFRTLNQSLTRLERFWTDQIRYRL from the coding sequence ATGAAGACCCAGCCGGCCAGAAACGAAGCCGCAGCGGATCACGAGAGCGAGGTGCGCCCGGTCTATCTGGAGGCTCTGACCCTCGTCGAGCGTCTTCACCGCCGCCTCCTCGATGTCGTCAAGGACGAGTTTGACCGCCGCGACCGCACCGACGTCAACGCCGTGCAGGCGCTGCTGCTCTATAATATCGGCGACAGGGAGTTGACCGCCAGCGAACTGCGCACGCGCGGCTACTACCTGGGCTCGAACGTGTCCTATAACGTCAAGAAGCTGGTCGACATGGGCTATCTGCATCACGCCCGCTCGCGCCTCGACCGCCGCTCGGTGCGCATCAGCCTCACGCCGAAGGGCAAGGAAGTTCACGACATCGTCTCGCAGCTCTACGACAAGCACGTCGCCACGATCGAGCAGATCGGCGGCGTCTCCACCGAAGAGTTCCGCACCCTCAACCAGTCGCTCACCCGCCTCGAGCGCTTCTGGACCGACCAGATCCGTTATCGTCTCTGA
- a CDS encoding site-2 protease family protein: MSWSFTLGAFKGTAVRIHITLLLFLAWIGMAAFQRGGGEAAGQSVLFISAVFLCVVLHEFGHILTARQFGIVSTEVTLLPIGGVANMDSMPQKPWQELLIAIAGPAVNIVIAGVLLAVSGVFDLGEAAQIANPSVSIWERLAATNIFLAVFNLIPAFPMDGGRVLRAALAMWVGQAKATTIAANIGQAFAFLLGFAGLFGNPMLLFIAIFVYIAAAGEAQMTTMAEAARDIPAVDAMETRIAAIGRGATVSEAVEILLATSQDDFPLVDAIGRPAGLLSRAEIVEALRASDPAAPVAPFASKELATVGVHENVEAALPSLNAGAPVGVVDAEGRLAGLLTRQSLGEIMMIREARPGWRIPRRQMASR; encoded by the coding sequence ATGAGCTGGTCCTTTACGCTCGGCGCCTTCAAGGGAACGGCCGTACGAATTCACATCACTCTGCTGCTGTTCCTGGCATGGATCGGCATGGCCGCCTTTCAACGCGGCGGCGGCGAGGCGGCGGGCCAGAGCGTGCTGTTCATCTCCGCTGTTTTCCTCTGCGTGGTGTTGCACGAGTTCGGCCATATTCTGACCGCACGGCAGTTTGGAATCGTGTCCACCGAGGTGACGCTGCTGCCCATCGGCGGCGTCGCCAATATGGACTCCATGCCGCAGAAGCCCTGGCAGGAATTGCTGATCGCCATCGCCGGCCCCGCCGTCAATATCGTGATTGCGGGGGTGTTGCTCGCCGTTTCCGGCGTGTTCGATCTCGGCGAGGCGGCGCAGATCGCCAACCCTTCTGTCAGTATCTGGGAGCGGCTCGCCGCAACCAACATCTTCCTGGCCGTTTTCAACCTGATCCCCGCTTTCCCCATGGATGGCGGGCGGGTGCTGCGGGCGGCGCTCGCCATGTGGGTCGGCCAGGCCAAGGCGACCACCATCGCCGCCAATATCGGGCAGGCGTTCGCCTTCCTGCTTGGTTTCGCGGGTCTTTTCGGCAACCCGATGCTGCTCTTCATCGCGATCTTCGTCTATATCGCCGCGGCGGGCGAGGCGCAGATGACGACAATGGCGGAGGCTGCGCGCGACATTCCTGCTGTCGACGCCATGGAGACCCGCATCGCCGCCATCGGGCGGGGCGCCACCGTCAGCGAGGCCGTGGAAATCCTGCTCGCGACCTCCCAGGATGATTTTCCGCTCGTCGACGCCATCGGCCGGCCCGCCGGGCTGCTGTCCCGCGCCGAAATCGTCGAGGCCCTGCGCGCCTCCGATCCCGCCGCGCCGGTCGCCCCCTTCGCCAGCAAGGAACTCGCGACCGTCGGCGTTCATGAGAATGTCGAGGCCGCCCTGCCCTCGCTCAACGCCGGCGCGCCCGTCGGCGTGGTGGACGCCGAAGGCCGGCTCGCGGGCCTGCTGACGCGTCAGTCGCTGGGCGAGATCATGATGATCCGCGAGGCGCGGCCGGGCTGGCGCATTCCGCGCCGGCAGATGGCGTCGCGCTAG